In a genomic window of Saccharomyces kudriavzevii IFO 1802 strain IFO1802 genome assembly, chromosome: 2:
- the THI2 gene encoding Thi2p (similar to Saccharomyces cerevisiae THI2 (YBR240C); ancestral locus Anc_6.154), whose amino-acid sequence MVNCKKQQKNKKIALSSKAPPTKGRTFTGCWACRFKKRRCDENRPICSLCAKHGDNCSYDIRLMWLEENIYKVRKHLLINSMQAGKSKPACQKISKNRFKEMTHFRQLSPPTSDCEDSTQASDREAGLPNDNTFTISVRRLKIYNNAVASVFGSTANRNYNQKHIDKKLDQLLSMVEKDISIVNPNCSKHGPYSVFKANPAATATTSTTTLTDPLPSPGHSMSSADENTANILSSPPEGGTSLIDIIQGKIFGILWFNCYGNMIMNRQEYTTWFINKTRSSLTTEFVRFLGKIIDDPDINMASCLFNECIARWNCVDWQSIAITMLVIIHGYTCPNLTKLLRMWFLQQKSLKFSMYPLVNFIINNTQDMDVLYHCNELLGDADLFEDPYQDELTSELHVLVTERLVNSWKDRILQQLCSCQDTTLSCSQLRYWQLQLKCNEQFYKDVYTMQD is encoded by the coding sequence ATGGTGAATTGCAAGAAACAgcagaagaacaagaaaatagcCTTATCCTCCAAGGCGCCCCCCACCAAGGGAAGAACGTTTACTGGATGCTGGGCATGCAGATTCAAGAAGCGCAGGTGTGACGAGAACAGGCCTATTTGCTCGTTGTGCGCGAAGCATGGAGATAATTGCAGTTACGACATCAGGCTCATGTGGCTGGAAGAGAACATCTATAAAGTACGCAAACATCTGCTAATCAATTCCATGCAGGCTGGCAAGTCAAAACCGGCGTGCCAGAAAATATCCAAGAACAGGTTTAAAGAAATGACCCATTTTAGACAACTTTCACCTCCAACAAGCGACTGTGAAGACAGCACACAGGCGTCCGACAGAGAAGCTGGGCTTCCCAACGATAATACATTCACCATAAGTGTCCGGAGATTGAAGATCTACAACAACGCAGTGGCGTCCGTCTTTGGCAGCACGGCAAACAGGAACTATAACCAAAAGCACATAGACAAGAAATTGGACCAACTGCTCAGTATGGTGGAAAAGGACATATCCATTGTTAACCCGAATTGCTCCAAGCACGGCCCCTACTCGGTTTTCAAGGCCAATCCGGCTGCCACCGCGACTACCAGCACCACCACACTTACAGACCCGCTGCCGTCGCCGGGCCACTCCATGTCTTCAGCTGATGAAAACACAGCAAATATACTGTCATCGCCGCCGGAGGGTGGCACATCCTTGATCGATATCATCCAGGGCAAGATCTTTGGAATTCTATGGTTCAATTGTTACGGGAACATGATTATGAACCGACAAGAATACACGACGTGGTTCATTAATAAGACGAGGAGCTCGCTAACGACAGAATTCGTACGCTTCTTGGGGAAGATAATCGATGACCCGGACATCAACATGGCATCATGTCTATTCAATGAGTGCATCGCCCGTTGGAATTGCGTCGATTGGCAGTCCATAGCTATCACAATGCTGGTCATCATCCATGGATATACCTGCCCCAATTTGACAAAGCTCCTGCGAATGTGGTTCCTCCAACAAAAATCATTAAAGTTTTCGATGTACCCACTGGTCAACTTTATCATAAACAACACACAAGATATGGACGTTCTGTACCATTGCAACGAATTGCTGGGCGATGCAGACTTATTCGAAGACCCCTATCAGGACGAACTTACCTCGGAACTGCATGTCTTGGTCACGGAGCGTCTAGTGAATAGCTGGAAGGATAGAATATTGCAGCAGCTTTGTTCTTGCCAAGATACAACACTTTCATGTTCTCAACTTCGGTATTGGCAGCTACAGTTAAAATGCAATGAACAATTTTACAAGGATGTCTATACCATGCAGGATTAG
- the VVS1 gene encoding Vvs1p (similar to Saccharomyces cerevisiae YBR241C and VPS73 (YGL104C); ancestral locus Anc_6.155), producing the protein MAETERLMPSGGSQKKKTSFTGNLILGTIVACLGSIQYGYHIAELNAPQEYLSCSRFDAPDENISYEDTWVCQHGLKQCIALTDSQFGAVTSIFTIGGLFGSYYAGNWANRYGRKYVSMGASAMCMVSSLLLFFSNSYLQLLFGRFLVGMSCGTAIVITPLFINEITPVEWRGAMGSMNQVSINLGILLTQSLALKYADSYNWRWLLFAGSVVAVVNLLVWLKVDESPRWLLDHGFVAEAEVALFKLRPGTYQQAKQEIQDWQSSHAQNRDPESSTEAHSPPKLWQYVTDASYKKPRTVILTILTCQQFCGINSIIFYGVKVIGKILPDYSIQINFAISILNVVVTLIASAIIDHVGRRPLLLASTTIMVAMSLLISVGLTMSVSFLLVVATFVYIAAFAIGLGPIPFLIIGELSYPQDAATAQSFGTVCNWLATFIVGYLFPIGQGLMGGYVFTIFAAIAALFATYVYKRVPETKGKATYSDVWAGY; encoded by the coding sequence ATGGCTGAAACTGAAAGACTAATGCCTAGCGGTGGTtctcagaaaaaaaaaacatcatttACGGGCAATCTGATCCTGGGTACGATAGTGGCTTGTTTAGGGTCTATCCAGTACGGATATCACATAGCAGAGTTGAATGCGCCCCAGGAGTACTTATCGTGCTCCAGGTTTGACGCGCCCGATGAAAACATCTCCTACGAAGACACTTGGGTTTGCCAGCATGGCCTCAAACAATGCATTGCATTGACCGATTCGCAGTTCGGTGCGGTTACGTCTATATTTACTATAGGCGGGTTGTTTGGGTCATACTATGCGGGAAACTGGGCCAACCGGTATGGAAGGAAGTATGTGAGCATGGGTGCCTCGGCCATGTGCATGGTGTCATCCTtgctccttttcttttccaattcgtACCTGCAGCTGCTGTTCGGCAGGTTTCTAGTGGGCATGTCCTGCGGCACGGCCATCGTGATAACCCCTTTGTTCATCAACGAGATCACGCCTGTGGAATGGAGGGGCGCCATGGGGTCTATGAATCAAGTCTCTATCAACCTAGGCATCCTGCTGACTCAATCTTTAGCGCTCAAGTACGCGGACTCGTACAACTGGAGGTGGCTGCTTTTTGCCGGTTCCGTGGTTGCCGTGGTGAATCTTCTTGTGTGGCTCAAAGTTGACGAGTCGCCAAGATGGCTACTAGACCACGGGTTTGTTGCCGAGGCTGAGGTAGCTTTGTTCAAATTGCGTCCCGGAACGTACCAACAAGCCAAGCAGGAAATTCAAGACTGGCAAAGTAGCCATGCACAGAACCGCGACCCGGAGTCGAGCACTGAGGCGCATTCACCCCCCAAACTATGGCAGTACGTGACCGATGCCTCGTACAAGAAACCGCGTACCGTCATTCTGACCATTCTAACGTGCCAGCAGTTCTGCGGCATCAACTCAATTATCTTCTACGGTGTAAAGGTAATCGGCAAAATCCTGCCAGACTACTCGATCCAAATTAACTTTGCGATCTCCATCCTAAACGTCGTGGTGACCCTGATAGCGTCTGCGATCATCGATCACGTTGGACGCCGCCCACTGTTACTCGCCTCCACCACGATAATGGTCGCGATGTCGCTGCTGATCAGCGTGGGCCTCACCATGAGCGTGTCTTTCCTGCTGGTTGTAGCTACATTTGTATACATTGCCGCCTTCGCCATTGGCCTGGGGCCCATTCCTTTCTTGATCATCGGCGAGCTATCCTACCCACAGGACGCCGCCACAGCCCAGAGCTTCGGTACGGTGTGCAATTGGCTCGCCACTTTCATCGTCGGGTACCTCTTCCCCATAGGCCAAGGCCTTATGGGCGGCTACGTATTTACGATCTTCGCCGCCATAGCCGCTCTGTTTGCTACATACGTGTACAAGCGGGTCCCCGAGACGAAGGGCAAGGCTACATACAGCGACGTTTGGGCCGGCTACTGA
- the SKDI02G3500 gene encoding 5'-deoxynucleotidase (similar to Saccharomyces cerevisiae YBR242W and YGL101W; ancestral locus Anc_6.157): MTVTVTDKKPYPTSIEAEKTRLTTAWNPEDQVPEYVKNELSKSHPNFILAFLNVVQQLKIQKRTGYLDLGITECESISDHMYRLGIITMLIKDPRVNRDKCVRIALVHDIAESLVGDITPVDPIGKEEKHRREWETIKYLCDVLVKPYNEITASEIMEDWLAYENVTSLEARYVKDIDKYEMLVQCFEYERQYKGTKNFDDFFGAVTSIKTGEVMSWTNDLVIQRQNFFATLAQSTNI; encoded by the coding sequence ATGACAGTAACGGTAACAGATAAAAAACCATACCCCACCTCAATTGAAGCGGAAAAGACACGCTTAACCACTGCATGGAATCCTGAAGACCAAGTTCCCGAATATGTCAAAAACGAACTCTCCAAATCTCATCCAAACTTTATTCTGGCGTTTTTGAACGTTGTACAACAActaaaaattcaaaaaaggaCTGGTTACCTTGATCTTGGCATTACTGAATGTGAGAGCATCTCAGATCACATGTATAGATTGGGAATAATTACCATGCTCATCAAGGATCCGAGAGTTAACCGCGATAAGTGTGTCCGGATCGCTCTAGTACACGATATTGCCGAATCCTTGGTAGGCGATATCACTCCAGTCGACCCCATTgggaaggaagaaaaacatcgTCGGGAATGGGAAACTATAAAGTACTTGTGTGACGTCCTGGTCAAGCCATACAATGAGATCACAGCTAGCGAAATAATGGAAGATTGGTTGGCCTATGAAAACGTCACTTCACTGGAAGCTCGCTACGTAAAAGATATTGACAAGTACGAAATGCTGGTACAATGTTTCGAATACGAAAGACAGTACAAGGGaacgaaaaattttgatgacTTCTTCGGCGCTGTAACCAGCATAAAAACTGGCGAAGTAATGAGCTGGACCAATGATCTTGTCATACAACGCCAAAACTTCTTTGCCACTTTAGCTCAATCAACAAATATATAG
- the ALG7 gene encoding UDP-N-acetylglucosamine--dolichyl-phosphate N-acetylglucosaminephosphotransferase (similar to Saccharomyces cerevisiae ALG7 (YBR243C); ancestral locus Anc_6.158), whose protein sequence is MLRLCSLVLVTCLIYYSKNQGPSALVAAVGFGIAGYFATDMLIPRVGKSFIKIGLFGKDLSKPGRPVLPETIGAIPAGVYLFVMFIYIPFIFYKYMVVTTSGGGHRDISVVEDNDTNFSIFPHDKLSEYLSAILCLESTVLLGIADDLFDLRWRHKFFLPAIAAIPLLMVYYVDFGVTHVLVPEFMEHWLKKTSVDLGLWYYVYMASMAIFCPNSINILAGVNGLEVGQCIVLAVLALFNDLLYFSMGPLATRESHRFSAVLIIPFLGVSLALWKWNRWPATVFVGDTYCYFAGMVFAVVGILGHFSKTMLLLFIPQIVNFIYSCPQLFKLVPCPRHRLPKFNEKDGLMYPSRANLKEEPPKAFFKPILKLLYCLNLIDLEFDGNNEMTSTSNMTLINLTLVWFGPMREDKLCNTILQLQFCIGILALIGRHAIGAIIFGHDNLWTVR, encoded by the coding sequence ATGTTGCGACTTTGTTCACTGGTACTGGTCACATGTTTGATCTACTACTCCAAAAATCAGGGCCCCTCTGCGCTTGTCGCAGCTGTGGGATTTGGTATAGCAGGGTATTTTGCTACAGATATGCTGATTCCACGCGTGGGCAAATCGTTTATTAAGATAGGTCTGTTTGGTAAGGATTTAAGTAAGCCTGGCCGTCCTGTTCTTCCGGAAACAATTGGTGCCATTCCCGCTGGAGTATATCTGTTTGTTATGTTCATTTACATTCCCTTCATTTTTTACAAGTATATGGTCGTTACCACTTCAGGCGGCGGTCATCGTGATATATCTGTGGTTGAAGATAATGACACGAACTTTAGTATTTTTCCTCATGATAAATTGTCTGAATACTTGAGTGCTATCTTATGTTTGGAAAGTACAGTTCTGCTGGGCATCGCGGATGATTTATTTGATTTGCGTTGGAGACACAAGTTTTTCCTGCCTGCCATAGCGGCTATACCGTTGCTAATGGTTTATTATGTGGATTTTGGTGTTACACATGTGCTGGTTCCAGAATTTATGGAGCACTGGCTGAAAAAGACCAGTGTTGATTTAGGGTTATGGTATTATGTCTATATGGCCTCAATGGCGATCTTTTGCCCCAACTCTATCAATATCTTGGCCGGTGTCAATGGACTAGAGGTTGGCCAATGCATAGTGTTAGCTGTCTTGGCCTTATTCAACGATCTActgtatttttcaatgggTCCACTGGCCACAAGAGAGTCTCACAGGTTTTCTGCCGTTTTGATTATTCCATTCTTGGGTGTATCTTTAGCGCTATGGAAATGGAACCGCTGGCCTGCCACTGTGTTTGTCGGAGACACGTATTGTTATTTCGCTGGTATGGTCTTTGCGGTTGTCGGCATATTGGGGCATTTCTCGAAGACCATGCTCTTGTTATTTATTCCTCAAATTGTCAATTTTATCTATTCATGTCCGCAATTATTCAAGTTGGTACCTTGTCCAAGACATAGGTTGCCCAAATTTAACGAGAAGGATGGGCTAATGTACCCATCAAGGGCAAACTTGAAGGAAGAGCCACCAAAGGCCTTTTTTAAGCCAATCTTGAAGCTGCTATACTGTCTCAATTTGATTGATCTGGAATTTGACggaaataatgaaatgaCCAGCACTTCCAATATGACTCTGATAAACTTGACGTTGGTATGGTTTGGCCCGATGAGGGAAGATAAATTGTGCAATACGATCTTGCAGTTACAATTCTGTATTGGGATCCTGGCGCTAATTGGAAGGCATGCCATAGGCGCCATCATTTTTGGACACGACAATCTGTGGACTGTACGTTGA
- the GPX2 gene encoding glutathione peroxidase GPX2 (similar to Saccharomyces cerevisiae GPX2 (YBR244W); ancestral locus Anc_6.160), translating to MSTSFYELECQDKKGEIFKFDQLKGKVVLIVNVASKCGFTPQYKDLEALYQKYQGKGFIILGFPCNQFGKQEPGSDEQITEFCQLNYGVTFPIMKKIEVNGSNADPVYNYLKSQKSGLLGFKGIKWNFEKFLVDRNGNVVQRYSSLTKPSSLDQEIQSLLSK from the coding sequence ATGTCTACCTCCTTTTATGAATTAGAATGTCAAGACAAAAAAGgcgaaattttcaaattcgaCCAACTAAAGGGCAAAGTGGTGCTAATAGTTAACGTTGCGTCCAAATGCGGGTTTACTCCACAATATAAAGACTTGGAGGCactatatcaaaaatatcaaggAAAAGGGTTCATTATTTTGGGCTTCCCATGTAATCAGTTCGGGAAGCAAGAACCGGGTTCGGATGAACAAATCACTGAATTTTGTCAATTGAACTACGGCGTCACGTTCCCcattatgaaaaaaatcgaagTAAATGGAAGCAATGCCGATCCTGTCTATAATTACTTGAAAAGCCAAAAATCAGGTTTATTAGGCTTCAAAGGTATTAAAtggaattttgaaaaattcttggtGGATCGAAACGGCAACGTTGTTCAGAGATATTCTTCCCTAACGAAACCATCGTCTTTAGACCAAGAAATTCAGAGTCTTTTGAGTAAATGA
- the ISW1 gene encoding chromatin-remodeling ATPase ISW1 (similar to Saccharomyces cerevisiae ISW1 (YBR245C); ancestral locus Anc_6.161), which yields MTASEEYLENLKPFQVGLPPHDPETNKKRYLLKDANGKKFDLEGTTKRFEHLLSLSGLFKHFIESKAAKDPKFRQVLDVLEENKANGKGKVKHQDIRRRKTEHEEDAELLKEEDSDDDKNIEFQFRDSPGFVDGRLRPYQVQGVNWLVSLHKNKIAGILADEMGLGKTLQTISFLGYLRYIEKIPGPFLVIAPKSTLNNWLREINRWTPDVNAFILQGDKEGRAELIQKKLLGCDFDVVVASYEIIIREKSPLKKIDWEYIIIDEAHRIKNEESMLSQVLREFTSRNRLLITGTPLQNNLHELWALLNFLLPDIFSDAQDFDDWFSSESTEEDQDNIVRQLHTVLQPFLLRRIKSDVETSLLPKKELNLYVGMSNMQKRWYKKILEKDLDAVNGSNGGKESKTRLLNIMMQLRKCCNHPYLFDGAEPGPPYTTDEHLIYNAAKLLVLDKLLKKLKEEGSRVLIFSQMSRVLDILEDYCFFRKYDYCRIDGSTAHEDRIQAIDDYNEPDSEKFVFLLTTRAGGLGINLTSADVVVLYDSDWNPQADLQAMDRAHRIGQKKQVKVFRLVTDNSVEEKILERATQKLRLDQLVIQQNRTSSKKKENKADSKDALLSMIQHGAADVFKSGTSTGSAGTPEPGSEGKGDEIDLDELLTKSENKTKSLNAKYETLGLDDLQKFNQDSAYEWNGQDFKKKTQKDIISPLLLNPTKRERKENYSIDNYYKDVLNTGRSSTPSHPRMPKPHVFHSHQLQPPQLKVLYEKERMWTAKKTSYIPTMDDVKAAYGDISDEDEKKQKLELLKLSVNNAQPLTDEEEKMKADWEAEGFTNWNKLEFRKFITVSGKYGRNSIQAMARELAPGKTLEEVRAYAKAFWSNIERIEDYEKYLKIIENEEEKIKRVKMQQEALRRKLSEYKNPFFDLKLKHPPSSNNKRTYSEEEDRFILLMLFKYGLDRDDIYELVRDEIRDCPLFELDFYFRSRTPVELARRGNTLLQCLEKEFNAGVVLDDAMKDRMKKEDENGKRIRDEFADEAVNEKENVDEVESKKAKIEETSVPETEKIAVKEISESENTN from the coding sequence ATGACTGCTTCAGAAGAATACTTGGAGAATTTGAAGCCCTTCCAAGTTGGTCTACCTCCACATGATCCTGAGACGAATAAAAAACGTTACTTACTGAAAGATGCTAACggtaaaaaatttgatcTTGAAGGCACAACAAAAAGATTTGAACACCTGCTATCTTTAAGTGGTTTATTCAAAcattttattgaaagtaAGGCTGCTAAAGATCCTAAATTCAGACAAGTTTTGGATGtactggaagaaaataaagcGAATGGTAAAGGCAAAGTTAAACACCAAGATATCcggagaagaaaaactgagcatgaagaagatgctGAATTACTGAAAGAAGAGGActcagatgatgataaaaatattgaattcCAATTCAGAGATTCTCCTGGTTTTGTGGACGGGCGATTGAGACCCTATCAAGTCCAAGGTGTCAACTGGTTGGTATCTTTGCATAAGAACAAAATAGCGGGTATCCTTGCCGACGAAATGGGTCTAGGTAAGACCTTGCAAactatttcatttttgggGTATCTAAGATACATCGAGAAAATTCCAGGTCCATTCTTGGTTATTGCGCCTAAATCTACTTTGAATAATTGGCTGAGAGAGATCAATAGATGGACCCCGGATGTTAACGCTTTTATTTTGCAGGGTGACAAAGAAGGAAGGGCGGAACTGATCCAGAAAAAACTTTTAGGTTGTGACTTTGATGTTGTGGTTGCTTCCTATGAAATTATCATAAGAGAAAAGTCGCCCCTTAAGAAGATTGACTGGGAATatatcattattgatgaGGCTCACAGAATCAAGAATGAAGAGTCAATGCTTTCCCAAGTCTTGAGGGAGTTTACTTCTCGTAACCGGTTGCTGATTACTGGTACTCCTTTGCAAAACAACTTACATGAACTGTGGGCCCTACTAAACTTTCTGCTGCCAGATATTTTCTCAGATGCGCAAGATTTTGACGATTGGTTCTCCTCCGAGAGCACAGAGGAAGATCAGGATAATATTGTCAGGCAATTACACACTGTTTTGCAGCCGTTTCTACTTCGTCGTATCAAAAGTGATGTGGAAACATCCTTACTACCTAAGAAAGAACTAAATTTATATGTGGGTATGTCGAATATGCAAAAGAGGTGGTATAAGAAGATTCTGGAAAAGGACTTAGATGCCGTTAATGGATCCAACGGTGGTAAAGAATCCAAAACAAGACTTTTGAACATTATGATGCAATTGAGAAAATGCTGCAACCATCCATATCTATTTGACGGTGCTGAACCAGGTCCGCCATATACTACAGATGAACACTTAATATATAATGCTGCTAAGCTTCTGGTTTTAGATaagttattgaaaaagttgaaggAGGAAGGTTCTAGAGTTTTAATTTTCAGTCAAATGTCAAGAGTGTTGGATATCCTCGAAGATTACTGTTTCTTTAGAAAATACGATTACTGTAGGATCGATGGGTCTACCGCTCATGAAGATAGAATCCAAGCCATTGATGATTATAATGAGCCAGATTCCGAGAAATTTGTCTTCTTGTTAACAACACGAGCAGGGGGGTTGGGTATTAATTTGACATCAGCTGATGTTGTTGTCCTGTATGATTCGGATTGGAACCCCCAGGCAGATTTACAAGCAATGGATAGAGCACATCGTATTGGCCAAAAGAAGCAGGTCAAGGTTTTCCGTTTGGTGACAGATAACTCCGtggaagagaaaattttagAGAGAGCTACTCAAAAGCTAAGATTAGATCAATTGGTTATTCAACAAAACagaacttcttcaaaaaagaaggaaaataagGCAGACTCCAAGGATGCTTTATTGTCAATGATTCAACACGGTGCTGCCGATGTATTCAAGAGCGGTACCTCTACTGGTTCAGCTGGTACACCGGAACCAGGATCCGAAGGAAAAGGAGATGAAATTGATCTGGATGAACTCTTAACGAAATCCGAAAACAAGACAAAGTCATTGAATGCCAAATATGAAACTTTAGGTCTTGATGACTTGCAAAAGTTCAACCAAGATTCAGCTTATGAATGGAATGGCcaagatttcaagaagaagacgcAAAAGGATATTATTAGTCCCTTGTTACTCAACCCCACTAAGCGTGAACGTAAGGAAAACTATTCCATTGATAATTACTACAAAGATGTTTTAAACACTGGAAGGTCCTCTACACCATCGCATCCGAGAATGCCGAAGCCACATGTCTTCCATTCTCACCAGTTACAGCCTCCACAATTAAAGGTCCTAtacgaaaaagaaagaatgtGGACAGCGAAGAAGACTAGTTATATACCGACCATGGATGACGTGAAGGCAGCATATGGTGATATCtccgatgaagatgaaaagaaacagaaactGGAATTGCTGAAATTGTCCGTTAATAATGCTCAGCCACTAAccgacgaagaagaaaagatgaaagCTGATTGGGAAGCTGAGGGGTTTACAAATTGGAATAAACTAGAGttcagaaaatttatcacAGTATCTGGTAAATATGGTAGAAATTCTATTCAAGCCATGGCAAGAGAACTGGCCCCGGGAAAAACATTAGAGGAAGTTCGTGCTTATGCTAAGGCCTTCTGGTCTAATATCGAGAGAATTGAAGATTATGAGAAGTATCTAAAAATCATTgagaatgaagaagaaaagatcaagCGTGTCAAAATGCAACAGGAGGCTTTGCGCCGAAAGCTGTCTGAATATAAAAACCCATTCTTTGATCTAAAATTAAAACACCCTCCTTCCTCTAATAATAAAAGGACAtattcagaagaagaagatcgTTTCATTCTTCTAATGTTATTCAAATATGGTTTAGATAGAGACGATATCTATGAGCTAGTGCGTGACGAAATCAGAGATTGTCCTCTGTTTGAATTAGATTTTTACTTCAGAAGTAGGACGCCTGTGGAGTTAGCCAGAAGAGGAAATACATTGTTGCAATGTTTGGAAAAGGAATTCAATGCAGGAGTTGTACTCGATGATGCCATGAAGGAtagaatgaagaaagaagatgaaaatggcaAGAGAATAAGGGACGAATTTGCGGATGAGGCGgtcaatgaaaaggaaaacgtTGATGAGGTGGAAAGCAAAAAGGCTAAGATTGAAGAAACATCAGTTCCTGAGACTGAGAAAATAGCGGTAAAGGAGATTTCAGAAAGTGAAAATACCAATTAA
- the RRT2 gene encoding diphthamide synthase (similar to Saccharomyces cerevisiae RRT2 (YBR246W); ancestral locus Anc_6.162), whose product MDSIEESKVLNAIKTKLPPCCLRIFRNEVILVGTYDLDKSTGRRSGSLDAFTMDLKPLFSYNTYGAILDMKLSPFDDTLICTAHSTGNIMLWRIICAKNDEIETEKLDISELTNLQLFDGEVLITSCHFSPLASEKLVVTNTIGETATIDIETLEIQFTASTVQQGYSKLDKIEYAVQGATQKVIQAEPEQFLKSHELECWTAEIGCLQPFQDVVFTGGDDSTIVAHDLRSKEFVWSNSRIHEAGVIGIKCSQPSFRNDKPTSIITGSYDDKIRSLDLRMLGDSIFPGENVPVINKLECNLSGGVWRFIEQPTEFSNPIHDGSDRLLVCCMYDGAKVVTMNDNSDEYFQIQHYLKKGHNSMCYGGDWSNSLIATCSFYDNSLQTWTV is encoded by the coding sequence ATGGACTCCATTGAAGAATCCAAGGTACTAAATGCAATTAAAACAAAATTACCACCGTGCTGCTTAAGAATATTCAGAAATGAAGTAATCCTCGTTGGAACATACGACCTGGACAAGTCTACAGGTCGCAGATCCGGATCATTGGATGCGTTCACAATGGATCTCAAACCTTTGTTTTCTTACAATACCTATGGGGCTATTCTAGACATGAAGTTATCTCCCTTCGATGATACATTAATATGTACGGCACATTCAACAGGAAACATCATGTTATGGAGGATTATTTGCGCAAAAAATGACGAGATTGAGACGGAGAAACTAGATATCTCTGAACTTACGAATTTACAACTCTTTGATGGAGAAGTACTCATTACTTCATGTCATTTCTCCCCACTTGCCTCTGAGAAACTAGTTGTGACGAATACAATCGGTGAGACAGCTACCATTGATATAGAAACACTGGAGATTCAGTTTACAGCATCAACCGTCCAGCAAGGATATTCAAAGCTAGATAAAATAGAGTATGCAGTTCAAGGTGCAACGCAGAAAGTGATTCAGGCTGAGCCGGAACAATTTCTGAAATCACATGAGTTAGAGTGTTGGACTGCAGAAATTGGCTGTCTACAGCCATTTCAAGATGTCGTGTTTACTGGAGGTGACGATTCCACAATTGTGGCCCACGATTTGCGCTCTAAAGAGTTTGTTTGGAGTAATAGTCGTATTCACGAGGCCGGTGTTATTGGCATCAAGTGCAGTCAACCTAGTTTTCGAAATGACAAGCCAACGTCGATAATTACAGGATCCTATGATGATAAAATTCGTTCACTGGATTTACGAATGTTGGGTGACTCTATTTTTCCTGGCGAGAACGTGCCGGTGATCAATAAGTTGGAGTGTAACCTTAGCGGCGGCGTTTGGAGATTTATTGAGCAACCTACTGAATTTAGCAACCCTATTCATGATGGCTCTGATAGACTTCTAGTTTGCTGTATGTACGACGGTGCCAAGGTGGTAACGATGAATGATAATTCCGATGAATACTTCCAAATTCAGCATTATCTAAAGAAGGGGCACAATTCAATGTGTTACGGTGGGGACTGGTCAAACTCCTTGATCGCAACGTGCTCATTCTATGATAATTCTCTCCAAACATGGACTGTATAG